The Candidatus Syntrophosphaera sp. sequence CGTGTAAGAGAACGGTTCGCTGAGGGTGATCTCGACCACATTCGGTCCGGCGGGAAAGTCGTAAACTCCATCATAGACGAGGGTGAGATCGGAGGCGCCGATCCAGCCGCCGGCCAGATTAGGCTGCGCTGTGGTTCCCAACCAAAGGGAGATGGGTTTTTGGCTGAGGTCGGAGAAGAAATTGCTATAGAACCTGATCCCGCTGATCAGTCCGGAGAAGTAGCTCATCTCCTGAGGAAAATAGAGAGTTTCATAGAGGCTGTTCATCCAATGGAAGTCAAAGGGAAAGCGGTCCTGCTGCTGTCCGCTGCCCACCGTGACCAGAATTGTTTCCGGAAACTGGACCTCGACGCTGAAGGCTTCACTCTGGTCATTGGCGGGATTTTGGTCGCCCGCGACAAATGCCACGGCGCGGATGTTGAGCAAACCAGCCGTGGTAGGCGTCCAGGGCAGGATCACATCCAAAGCCTGGCCCGGCCCGATCTCTGGTCCCGCGATCGAGGCCAGTTCAGTTCCCTGGGTGGAAAGCAGTTTCACCTGGTAAGCGCTTTGCACGACGGCTCCCCAGTTCCTGAGCCTGACAGTGTAATCGGAGCTGAAACCAACGCTGGGAGTGCGGTTTCCGATCACGGAGAGGGCGGCAAGATCGGTGTCGAAAACGGATTCGACCGCGATGGTGTCCAGGTATATGTTGCGCGAAGGCCCGCCATGCAAATGTTTGAAGGCGATGTATCTGCCGGTTCCGGCATAGCTGTCGAACAGGACAGTGTACTCGGTCCAGAAAGTGTTGGCCAAGGTTACTTGCGCCACCTGGTCAAAGCTTGAAGGGTTGGACGGATCGCTCAGGATGCCCACGCCCAGCGGATAATTGGCAATGATGGACCGGGCCCAGAATCTGACCCGGACGTCTGCCAGGCTGATATTGACGGCCAGAGGCGGGGCGATCAGAAAGATCTCCCCCTCCAGATCGGTGGAATTGAACATCTGGGCGCAGTTCAGCAGGGTGTGCGGATTATCGCTGCTGGTGCGCACGAAAGCCCCGGTGGCGCTGGACTGGACGATCCTGTTCCAATCCCAGGGCAGTTCCGGCGGATTGAGCGCGTCAAAATTCTGGGCGTAGGGCAGGCTGGTGACGGTGTTATCCTGGCAAAAGCCGCTCAGATCAACGTAATGCGGCACCCTCTGATCGTCCGTGATCGTGATCAGGCTTTCGTGAAAGCCTCCCTCCGTAGGCAAATAGCGGGCCGTGAATTGGATCGTCTGGCCCAAAGCAAGGCCCAGTGGGAGATCCGGAACCCCGAGCAGCGAGAAATGGGGGCTCCCCGAAAGCTCGATGCTCTGGATGGTGAGGGTTCCGCCGCCCATGTTGAAGATCGTGAAATCCTGGCTGTGCGTGGTGTTGACCAGCACGGCGCCGAAAGCGTGGGAATCCGCGGAGATCATATAGAGCGGGTCATCCTCGAGGGGCAACAGATGCAGGGTGGTT is a genomic window containing:
- a CDS encoding carboxypeptidase regulatory-like domain-containing protein is translated as MEAVLFPAEIDTVGIIHAITLYNNFTQSLMNKPTKVWLGVSALENLSSGFIPSTSLDLVFDGNVDYPAGQNQVTITLQEQFAYAGGNLVLLVFRPWESDYFASTNVFYAQTVGSNRARKLTSTSASVDPANPNMGVMSGQFPQTTLHLLPLEDDPLYMISADSHAFGAVLVNTTHSQDFTIFNMGGGTLTIQSIELSGSPHFSLLGVPDLPLGLALGQTIQFTARYLPTEGGFHESLITITDDQRVPHYVDLSGFCQDNTVTSLPYAQNFDALNPPELPWDWNRIVQSSATGAFVRTSSDNPHTLLNCAQMFNSTDLEGEIFLIAPPLAVNISLADVRVRFWARSIIANYPLGVGILSDPSNPSSFDQVAQVTLANTFWTEYTVLFDSYAGTGRYIAFKHLHGGPSRNIYLDTIAVESVFDTDLAALSVIGNRTPSVGFSSDYTVRLRNWGAVVQSAYQVKLLSTQGTELASIAGPEIGPGQALDVILPWTPTTAGLLNIRAVAFVAGDQNPANDQSEAFSVEVQFPETILVTVGSGQQQDRFPFDFHWMNSLYETLYFPQEMSYFSGLISGIRFYSNFFSDLSQKPISLWLGTTAQPNLAGGWIGASDLTLVYDGVYDFPAGPNVVEITLSEPFSYTDGQNLVLLAQGIGGFPVGHELDNFFTQTVGTNRGRMVHSDYTTYDPYAPPSHGYVSGIFPKTSFLAWPADHGILSGHVYAPNGDPIQGAQVSAVTYQAGSDFQGSFVLYLPAGTYDVTVSAPGFADLVAFAVLIQSYQTTTLDFQFPVANADQVSVPLATGLRVNYPNPFNPSTTIRFDLREQGMARLGIYNAKGQLIRVLAEDEFQAGSHSVVWDGRDGRGNALGSGIYLVKMSCGGHKSILRMVMIK